A single Vibrio sp. YMD68 DNA region contains:
- a CDS encoding bifunctional 4-hydroxy-2-oxoglutarate aldolase/2-dehydro-3-deoxy-phosphogluconate aldolase, whose amino-acid sequence MKTLNERLSEIKVVPVIAIKDASKASKLAEVLIENGLPCAEVTFRTEQAFDAIRAMREAYPEMLIGSGTVLTTEQVDQSIEAGVDFVVSPGFNPTTVKYCQQRNITIVPGVNNPSLVEQAMEMGLRTLKFFPAEPSGGVNMLKALTAVYPVKFMPTGGVSPKNVKDYLAIPSVLACGGTWMVPNALIDNEKWDELATLVREVAGIID is encoded by the coding sequence ATGAAAACGCTTAATGAAAGACTATCTGAAATTAAAGTGGTACCTGTCATTGCAATCAAAGACGCGTCTAAAGCATCTAAGCTAGCTGAAGTATTGATTGAAAATGGGTTGCCGTGCGCTGAAGTCACTTTTCGCACTGAGCAAGCATTCGATGCCATCAGAGCAATGCGAGAAGCGTATCCGGAAATGCTGATCGGCTCAGGCACAGTACTGACAACAGAACAAGTTGATCAGTCTATTGAAGCGGGTGTTGATTTCGTGGTTAGCCCAGGCTTTAACCCGACAACCGTTAAGTACTGTCAACAACGTAACATAACGATTGTTCCAGGTGTCAACAACCCAAGTCTCGTTGAGCAAGCAATGGAGATGGGCTTACGTACATTGAAGTTCTTCCCTGCGGAACCTTCTGGTGGCGTTAACATGCTGAAAGCGTTAACCGCGGTTTATCCGGTTAAATTTATGCCTACTGGTGGTGTCAGCCCTAAGAACGTGAAAGATTATCTAGCCATTCCAAGCGTATTGGCTTGCGGTGGGACATGGATGGTGCCCAATGCGTTGATTGATAATGAAAAGTGGGATGAGCTTGCGACCTTAGTTCGTGAAGTCGCTGGCATTATTGATTAA
- a CDS encoding oligogalacturonate-specific porin KdgM family protein: MKVKLLISSLLLALTSASASAASINLRHEYMPDRDGDQHRDRITVSHRFANGIGFSVEAKWKHDDDNFLGGLKSGGHEVGVSYNYKINDTFTLQPSYAADVSSTSATHKYNIRAIAKITDNWGANVRYRYGDQRRVNSDNSSYHQINVVTDYRLSWGKVGVDLEYKDLESGQGGWKDKDQDHLVNFFGEYSLLESGWVPFAEIGFVTNDKNDNGVKDDHSIRYRVGVKYSF, translated from the coding sequence ATGAAAGTTAAACTGTTGATATCTTCTCTACTGCTTGCTTTGACATCCGCTTCGGCGTCAGCTGCGTCAATAAACTTACGCCATGAATACATGCCAGATCGTGATGGCGATCAGCATCGCGACCGAATTACTGTGTCCCACCGCTTTGCAAACGGTATTGGATTCTCTGTGGAGGCAAAGTGGAAGCATGACGATGATAATTTTCTTGGTGGATTGAAGAGTGGTGGCCATGAAGTGGGTGTGAGCTACAACTATAAAATAAACGATACATTCACACTGCAACCATCTTATGCCGCTGATGTATCTAGCACGTCGGCGACGCATAAATACAACATCCGTGCTATCGCTAAGATTACCGATAATTGGGGCGCTAACGTGCGATACCGTTATGGTGATCAACGTCGTGTAAATAGCGATAACTCTAGTTACCACCAGATCAACGTTGTAACAGATTACCGTTTGAGCTGGGGTAAAGTAGGTGTTGACCTAGAATATAAAGATTTAGAGTCAGGCCAAGGTGGTTGGAAGGATAAAGACCAAGATCACCTAGTGAACTTCTTTGGTGAATACAGCCTGTTAGAAAGTGGTTGGGTACCGTTTGCAGAAATCGGTTTTGTCACTAATGACAAGAACGATAACGGAGTGAAAGATGATCATTCAATCCGTTATCGTGTCGGCGTTAAATACAGCTTCTAA
- a CDS encoding sugar kinase produces MSPITRVAIIGECMVELTKNQGELKQSFGGDTLNTAVYLSRLTERHGVTTSYVTGLGQDSFSQEMLTAWQQEKINTEMVYLSKDKLPGMYAIETEDDGERSFHYWRNDSAAKYWLRDHSIEALANQFCQHQMIYLSGISLAILPQDCLESLIKLLKICRNEGVKIAFDNNFRPALWSDLDVARSVYKEILSITDMAFLTFDDEVLLWGDDTEQQAIDRTQALGVEEIVVKRGGAECFVVNQETFESVAANKIDKIVDTTAAGDSFSAGYLAKRILGGEMAASASSGHLLAGTVIQHRGAIIPTDVMPTI; encoded by the coding sequence ATGAGCCCAATTACTCGTGTCGCTATAATCGGCGAATGCATGGTTGAATTAACCAAAAATCAAGGTGAGCTAAAACAGAGCTTTGGTGGTGATACACTAAATACGGCGGTTTACCTGTCCAGATTAACCGAGAGGCATGGAGTGACCACGTCATACGTGACTGGGTTAGGGCAGGACTCGTTCAGCCAAGAAATGTTAACTGCTTGGCAACAAGAGAAGATCAATACAGAGATGGTCTACTTATCGAAAGACAAGTTACCCGGTATGTATGCGATTGAAACTGAGGACGATGGTGAGCGCAGCTTCCATTACTGGAGAAATGACTCAGCGGCGAAATATTGGTTACGAGATCATTCAATCGAAGCATTAGCCAATCAATTTTGTCAGCATCAAATGATCTACTTAAGTGGCATCAGTTTAGCGATTTTGCCGCAGGATTGTTTAGAGTCTCTTATTAAATTACTGAAGATTTGTCGCAATGAAGGTGTGAAGATCGCGTTTGATAATAACTTCCGACCTGCACTATGGAGTGATTTGGATGTGGCTCGCTCTGTATATAAAGAGATTCTATCGATCACTGATATGGCGTTTTTAACGTTTGATGATGAAGTGCTGCTTTGGGGTGATGACACCGAACAGCAAGCCATTGATCGTACACAGGCGCTTGGCGTAGAAGAGATTGTGGTGAAACGTGGTGGTGCAGAGTGCTTTGTTGTGAATCAAGAAACGTTTGAGTCAGTTGCTGCCAATAAAATTGACAAAATCGTTGATACCACAGCAGCGGGTGACTCATTCAGTGCTGGTTATCTTGCAAAACGTATTCTTGGTGGTGAAATGGCGGCGTCTGCAAGCTCCGGGCACCTACTCGCTGGGACAGTGATTCAACATCGCGGTGCGATTATTCCAACAGATGTCATGCCGACTATCTAA
- a CDS encoding cupin domain-containing protein: MFVYNNDVQLEDLGDGISRKVLAHNDNMMAVEVHFERGAIGAMHNHPHEQLTYVLSGEFEFTIGDETKIVKAGDTMYKKPSIEHGCVCLEAGVLIDNFTPMRKDFV; the protein is encoded by the coding sequence ATGTTTGTATACAACAATGATGTTCAATTAGAAGATCTTGGCGATGGTATTTCTCGCAAAGTTCTTGCTCACAACGACAATATGATGGCTGTCGAAGTGCACTTTGAAAGAGGCGCTATTGGCGCAATGCATAACCACCCTCATGAGCAGCTAACTTACGTTCTTTCTGGTGAGTTCGAATTTACGATCGGTGATGAAACCAAAATCGTAAAAGCGGGCGATACTATGTACAAAAAGCCGAGCATTGAACATGGCTGTGTATGCCTAGAAGCGGGAGTACTGATCGATAACTTTACTCCAATGCGCAAAGACTTCGTTTAA
- a CDS encoding YgjV family protein — MEYLNLAQVVGYISFILGISTFYQKDDRKLKIVMVVFNLNHMLHYLLLGSIVSALRSATAIYVSSKVVAGIFIFISLVSGVWLSNSIWEFWPILGTIIGTYSVFILKGIQMRIGFLIGATCWLVNNMLVGSIGGTLLEVTLISVNVMTIFRLLKDQQQTLATSKQ, encoded by the coding sequence TTGGAATATCTGAATTTGGCTCAAGTTGTCGGCTATATTAGTTTCATTCTAGGTATTTCAACGTTCTATCAGAAAGACGATAGGAAACTAAAAATCGTTATGGTTGTGTTTAATCTCAATCATATGCTTCATTACTTATTGTTAGGCTCGATAGTTTCAGCGTTGAGAAGTGCAACTGCCATATATGTTTCATCTAAAGTGGTTGCCGGAATATTTATTTTTATAAGCTTGGTCAGTGGCGTTTGGTTATCGAACTCCATTTGGGAATTCTGGCCAATATTAGGGACGATAATTGGGACTTATTCTGTCTTTATACTGAAAGGTATTCAGATGAGAATCGGCTTTTTAATTGGCGCAACGTGTTGGTTAGTCAACAATATGTTAGTAGGCTCGATAGGTGGGACGTTACTTGAAGTGACCCTTATCAGCGTGAATGTAATGACAATATTTCGCCTACTTAAAGATCAACAGCAAACACTTGCGACAAGTAAACAATAA
- a CDS encoding DUF294 nucleotidyltransferase-like domain-containing protein — protein sequence MGTSVTPNVSDFLSRIDPFDKLPASLMQTLAGCVVVKYLTEGEIIEFSALCQKRHLYIIRTGAIEQKTPNGELRARLGEEDQFGFTFLEPLKNAEDGYQAQAIEDTLLYLLPHQEVKKACANYPEFANYFASQANVRLSSAVDFVCRKEEKGLFFRSVGEVASENITIIEHDTSIKEVAKSMCGDQRSSCAVVMKEGDIVGMVTDRDMTRNVVAAEIDTNQPISQVMNTSPVLIQRDDKVIQAISLMLQYNVRCLPVINEGKVTGLLTTTHLVHNHKTQSLFLIEKIKYANSVSALAALKDEKQIIFQALVESGVSAEIQGQVMSMIMDAFTRRIIQLTEDLLGPAPCDYAWIVAGSHARNEVHMLSDQDSAIVLSEDATDDHKLYFVHLAMRVCNGLAACGYPLCDGKYMAATPKWCQPISRWKEYYHKWVSSPEYNKLLSISVFLEVRAIHGNSDFVENIQNYMHECIHNNPRFIPALVRDAIETQPPLGIFNNLVLEKGGENSNTLNIKKYALNLIIDLARIFSLAAGGSLTGTEERFRFAAKHGTMSQDSCDNIIGAFRFITQVRFRHQLNAINMSKEPNNHIYPDEISSFERKHLKEAFKIINELQDVAKLRFVKGA from the coding sequence ATGGGTACTTCTGTCACACCAAATGTGAGTGATTTCTTAAGCCGAATTGATCCGTTCGATAAGCTCCCAGCTTCGTTAATGCAAACGCTCGCGGGCTGTGTCGTGGTTAAATATCTTACTGAAGGAGAGATCATTGAATTCAGTGCACTATGTCAGAAGCGACACCTCTACATTATTCGCACTGGCGCCATTGAGCAAAAGACACCCAACGGCGAGCTTCGTGCGCGCCTAGGTGAAGAAGATCAATTTGGTTTTACCTTTTTGGAACCTCTGAAAAATGCAGAAGATGGCTACCAAGCCCAAGCGATTGAAGATACCTTGCTCTATCTTCTTCCTCACCAAGAAGTGAAAAAAGCGTGCGCTAACTACCCAGAGTTTGCTAACTACTTTGCATCACAGGCCAACGTGCGCTTAAGTTCAGCGGTTGATTTTGTTTGCCGAAAAGAAGAGAAAGGGTTGTTTTTCCGAAGCGTCGGGGAAGTCGCCAGTGAAAACATCACTATTATTGAACACGATACTTCAATTAAAGAAGTCGCAAAATCCATGTGTGGCGATCAGCGCAGCTCATGTGCCGTTGTAATGAAAGAGGGTGATATTGTTGGCATGGTCACCGACCGAGATATGACAAGAAATGTTGTTGCGGCTGAAATTGATACCAACCAGCCAATCTCACAAGTCATGAATACCTCGCCAGTATTAATCCAACGCGATGATAAGGTCATCCAAGCCATCTCTTTAATGCTGCAATACAATGTTCGTTGCCTACCCGTCATTAACGAAGGCAAAGTCACCGGGCTATTAACGACGACTCACTTAGTTCACAACCATAAGACTCAGTCGCTGTTCCTTATTGAGAAAATAAAATACGCGAACTCAGTGAGCGCACTTGCGGCTCTAAAAGATGAAAAGCAAATCATCTTCCAAGCATTAGTTGAAAGTGGAGTGAGTGCTGAAATCCAAGGTCAAGTGATGTCAATGATCATGGACGCCTTTACTAGACGAATCATTCAGCTCACCGAAGATCTACTCGGCCCAGCGCCATGTGATTACGCTTGGATCGTTGCCGGATCACACGCTCGTAATGAAGTTCATATGCTTTCAGACCAAGACAGTGCCATTGTTTTATCTGAGGATGCGACAGACGACCATAAGCTCTATTTCGTCCATTTAGCAATGCGTGTGTGCAATGGCCTTGCTGCATGCGGTTACCCGCTGTGTGATGGCAAGTACATGGCAGCTACGCCAAAATGGTGTCAACCTATTTCTCGTTGGAAAGAGTATTACCATAAGTGGGTATCGAGCCCTGAATACAACAAACTATTAAGCATCAGTGTTTTTCTTGAGGTTCGCGCCATCCACGGTAATTCAGACTTTGTGGAGAACATTCAAAACTACATGCATGAATGTATACACAACAACCCAAGATTCATTCCCGCTTTGGTACGTGACGCCATTGAAACCCAACCCCCGCTAGGTATTTTTAACAACTTGGTACTCGAAAAAGGGGGCGAAAACAGCAACACACTGAATATTAAGAAATATGCGCTTAATCTGATCATTGATTTGGCAAGAATCTTTAGCCTAGCGGCGGGTGGCTCACTCACGGGTACCGAAGAGCGTTTTCGTTTTGCAGCAAAACACGGAACGATGTCACAAGACAGCTGTGACAACATCATCGGTGCATTTCGCTTTATTACTCAAGTTCGTTTTAGGCATCAACTTAACGCAATCAATATGAGTAAGGAACCGAACAATCATATCTACCCAGATGAAATCAGTAGCTTTGAACGTAAGCACCTTAAAGAAGCGTTTAAGATCATCAATGAACTGCAAGATGTCGCCAAACTTCGCTTCGTTAAAGGTGCTTAA
- the kdgR gene encoding DNA-binding transcriptional regulator KdgR translates to MEKSTQPEAVSSVLKVFSILDALGEQKEIGVSELSQRLMMSKATTYRFLQTMKTLGYVSQDGEADKYSLTLKLFELGAKSLEYVDLIALADKEMRAISEETNEALHLGALDENAIIYIHKIDSGYNLRMQSRIGRRNPLYSTAIGKVLLADRDEDVVRQTLSNVEFIKHTDKTLENTDQLLSELKVVKEQHYAEDNEEQEPGLRCIAAPIYDRFGTVIAGVSISFPTIRFDEKRMSYYVGLLHKAGENISEKLGYKHYQSN, encoded by the coding sequence ATGGAAAAGTCGACTCAGCCAGAGGCAGTCTCTTCAGTATTGAAGGTGTTCAGTATTCTTGATGCTCTTGGCGAGCAAAAGGAAATTGGCGTCTCTGAGCTATCACAACGTTTAATGATGTCAAAGGCGACAACTTATCGCTTTCTTCAGACAATGAAGACACTTGGCTATGTCTCCCAAGACGGCGAAGCAGATAAGTACTCTCTAACATTAAAGCTGTTTGAATTGGGCGCAAAGTCTTTAGAGTATGTTGATCTAATTGCATTAGCAGACAAAGAGATGAGAGCCATCTCCGAAGAGACTAACGAGGCCTTGCACCTTGGGGCATTGGACGAAAACGCCATCATTTACATCCATAAGATTGATTCTGGCTACAATTTAAGAATGCAATCTCGAATTGGCCGTCGCAATCCTCTTTATAGTACTGCTATTGGTAAGGTTCTATTGGCCGATCGTGACGAAGACGTAGTTCGTCAAACGCTCTCCAATGTCGAGTTTATTAAACACACAGACAAAACATTAGAGAATACTGACCAGCTATTGTCTGAACTGAAAGTCGTTAAAGAGCAGCATTATGCGGAAGATAACGAAGAGCAAGAGCCGGGATTACGCTGTATTGCAGCGCCAATCTACGACCGTTTTGGCACTGTGATTGCCGGTGTTTCTATCTCATTCCCAACCATTCGTTTCGACGAAAAACGCATGTCGTACTATGTTGGCTTACTGCATAAAGCAGGCGAGAACATTTCTGAAAAGCTGGGGTATAAGCACTACCAAAGCAACTAA
- a CDS encoding RpiB/LacA/LacB family sugar-phosphate isomerase: protein MKIALMMENSQAPKNAMVAGELNNVAGGLGHDVFNVGMTDENDHHLTYVHLGILASLVLNSKAADFVVTGCGTGQGAMMASNLHPGVVCGYALEPSDAFLFNQINNGNAISLAFAKGFGWAGELNVRYIFEKAFTGNRGEGYPIERAAPQQANAAILNDVKAAVAKDVVEGLRSLDQDLVKAAIGGAHFQEFFFANCQVSEIAEYVKSLLD, encoded by the coding sequence ATGAAAATCGCTCTAATGATGGAAAACAGCCAAGCACCAAAAAACGCGATGGTTGCAGGTGAACTAAACAACGTTGCTGGTGGTCTTGGTCACGATGTATTCAACGTAGGCATGACAGATGAAAACGATCACCACCTAACTTACGTTCACCTAGGTATTCTAGCTAGCCTTGTACTTAACTCAAAAGCAGCGGATTTCGTTGTAACAGGTTGTGGTACAGGTCAAGGCGCAATGATGGCAAGCAACCTACACCCAGGTGTTGTTTGTGGTTACGCACTAGAGCCATCTGATGCTTTCTTATTTAACCAAATCAACAATGGTAACGCGATTTCTTTAGCATTCGCTAAAGGCTTTGGTTGGGCTGGTGAACTAAACGTTCGCTACATCTTTGAAAAAGCATTTACAGGTAACCGTGGTGAAGGCTACCCAATTGAGCGTGCAGCTCCGCAACAAGCAAACGCAGCCATTCTAAACGACGTAAAAGCAGCAGTTGCAAAAGACGTGGTTGAAGGTCTTCGCTCTCTCGATCAAGACCTAGTTAAAGCCGCTATCGGTGGTGCACACTTCCAAGAGTTTTTCTTCGCAAACTGCCAAGTTTCTGAGATTGCTGAGTACGTGAAGTCTCTGCTGGACTAA
- a CDS encoding exopolygalacturonate lyase — MKKHTLALCLAIALSPQAFASDINADELVWKAMTFGQSTDLNFGSTILPEKVGVNQVTVNGELVEAGQVESQFTIESRGGKLANSHEGLTFYYTEIPTDYNFTLSADINLVQLGPETGATPNRQEGAGIMVRDILGAERLMPQPEGHEEFPSAANMVMNLLRSHTRSNDGLTNVNATFREGVYQPWGTSGNRRNQVDYVEGVPYVNNDTYRMSLTRTNDGFEVSYQQGDVIKASVVKGANANIVEMQDSENQYIGFFASRNAKMDVSNVELSLTPADTIDAPRFEAKQGDVVFEIASSSKSVSNDYPVQARANYTGQFEVRQNGKVIATEQVTAGDLLKHTATLSTGSNEFAVTFTAIEGPDLNAKTETFSVEKASVSNVNAIYVAPNGTAEGTGSQAQPLDLATAIELVPAGGTIKLTKGDYQSLTLPISVSGTAEQPKSLKAVEEGVRFVGQLEHNANYWHYEDIEVAGARFIVHGSHNTFERMTTHGAPDTGFQITSPEDIGRALWASYNTVIDSESYNNMDPSQINADGFAAKMRIGDGNTFIRCIAHHNIDDGWDLFNKVEDGPNGAVTIKDSIAFNNGRTLEVANKGGTIGNGFKLGGEGIPVPHVITNSLSFNNNMDGFTDNFNPGAVTVKNNVSIDNKRFNYLFRQSPYSDEIKQGNFVNNASYRFNVESHYDDVVNSEVSEGNIFIQGGQSMDNNNKVIDMTPLAPLKKISVIDLDQPVPGMEEALKLKEMMN; from the coding sequence ATGAAAAAACATACTTTAGCGCTGTGTTTAGCTATCGCCCTTTCTCCTCAAGCCTTCGCATCTGACATCAACGCTGATGAACTGGTTTGGAAAGCGATGACTTTTGGTCAATCAACTGATCTGAATTTTGGTTCGACAATCCTGCCTGAAAAAGTAGGTGTGAATCAGGTGACGGTGAACGGTGAATTAGTAGAAGCGGGTCAGGTTGAGTCTCAATTCACCATTGAGAGCCGGGGCGGAAAGCTGGCGAATTCTCATGAAGGTTTAACGTTCTACTACACTGAGATCCCAACCGATTACAACTTCACCTTGTCTGCGGATATTAACCTTGTTCAGCTTGGCCCAGAAACGGGTGCAACGCCGAACCGTCAAGAAGGTGCGGGCATCATGGTTCGTGACATTTTGGGCGCTGAGCGTCTAATGCCACAACCAGAAGGCCATGAAGAGTTTCCGTCAGCGGCGAACATGGTGATGAACTTACTTCGTTCACACACTCGCTCGAATGATGGATTGACCAATGTGAATGCAACTTTCCGTGAAGGTGTCTATCAACCGTGGGGTACATCAGGTAACCGCCGTAATCAAGTCGACTACGTAGAAGGTGTTCCCTACGTTAACAATGACACTTACCGAATGAGCTTAACTCGAACGAATGACGGTTTTGAGGTGAGCTATCAACAGGGTGATGTGATCAAGGCCTCAGTGGTTAAAGGAGCAAATGCCAATATCGTAGAGATGCAAGATTCAGAAAATCAGTACATCGGTTTCTTTGCATCACGTAACGCGAAGATGGATGTTAGCAACGTAGAGCTTTCTCTCACTCCTGCGGACACGATAGACGCACCTAGGTTTGAAGCGAAACAGGGCGATGTGGTTTTTGAAATCGCTTCGTCTTCAAAGTCAGTGTCAAATGATTACCCAGTTCAAGCTCGCGCGAACTACACCGGTCAGTTTGAAGTGCGTCAAAATGGCAAAGTGATTGCGACCGAGCAAGTGACGGCAGGCGATCTTCTTAAACATACAGCAACGCTTTCCACGGGAAGCAATGAGTTTGCCGTCACCTTTACGGCAATTGAAGGCCCTGATCTGAATGCGAAAACAGAAACGTTTTCTGTAGAAAAAGCATCAGTGAGCAACGTAAATGCCATTTATGTCGCGCCAAACGGTACAGCAGAAGGCACGGGCAGCCAAGCACAACCTCTTGATCTAGCGACTGCTATCGAGTTGGTGCCCGCTGGCGGCACCATTAAGCTGACGAAAGGTGATTACCAGAGCCTAACGCTTCCAATCTCAGTGAGCGGTACGGCAGAACAACCTAAATCACTAAAAGCGGTGGAAGAGGGGGTACGTTTTGTTGGTCAACTTGAGCACAATGCCAATTACTGGCACTACGAAGATATTGAAGTTGCGGGTGCACGTTTCATTGTACACGGTAGCCACAATACGTTTGAAAGAATGACGACACACGGTGCACCAGATACAGGTTTCCAGATCACGTCACCTGAAGACATTGGCCGCGCACTATGGGCAAGTTACAACACCGTTATTGATAGCGAAAGCTACAACAACATGGACCCATCTCAAATTAACGCGGATGGTTTTGCAGCCAAGATGCGTATTGGTGATGGCAACACCTTCATTCGCTGTATCGCCCACCACAACATCGATGATGGTTGGGACCTGTTCAATAAAGTAGAAGATGGCCCAAATGGTGCGGTAACGATCAAAGATTCAATCGCATTCAATAATGGTCGCACGTTAGAGGTTGCTAACAAGGGTGGCACGATTGGTAATGGCTTTAAGTTGGGTGGCGAAGGCATTCCAGTGCCTCACGTGATTACTAATAGCTTATCTTTCAATAACAATATGGACGGCTTTACCGACAACTTTAACCCAGGAGCGGTTACCGTTAAAAACAACGTCTCTATCGACAATAAGCGCTTTAACTACTTGTTCCGTCAAAGCCCATATTCAGATGAGATTAAGCAAGGCAACTTTGTTAATAATGCTTCATACCGTTTTAACGTTGAAAGTCACTACGATGATGTCGTAAATAGCGAAGTCTCTGAGGGAAACATTTTTATTCAAGGCGGTCAGTCAATGGATAATAATAACAAGGTAATCGATATGACGCCGCTTGCTCCATTGAAAAAAATCTCAGTAATTGACCTCGACCAGCCTGTTCCAGGTATGGAAGAAGCACTCAAACTGAAAGAGATGATGAACTAA
- the kduD gene encoding 2-dehydro-3-deoxy-D-gluconate 5-dehydrogenase KduD, with amino-acid sequence MILDSFNLKGKVAIVTGCDTGLGQGMALGLAEAGCKVVGVNYVEPTETIEKMNQAGHTFLDVRANLLKQEDIPTIIDKTLTEFGQVDILVNNAGIIRREDAVEFSEQNWDDVMNINSKTVFFMSQAVAKQFMAQGKGGKIVNIASMLSYQGGIRVPSYTASKSAVMGITRAMANEWARHNINVNAIAPGYMATNNTQALREDADRNQAILERIPADRWGTPTDVAGPCVFLASSASDYINGYTVAVDGGWLAR; translated from the coding sequence ATGATACTTGATTCATTTAATCTTAAAGGCAAAGTAGCCATTGTTACTGGTTGTGACACTGGTCTTGGTCAGGGAATGGCACTGGGTCTGGCGGAAGCTGGCTGTAAAGTGGTAGGCGTTAACTACGTTGAGCCTACAGAAACAATTGAGAAAATGAATCAAGCTGGACATACTTTTCTAGATGTTCGCGCGAATCTTTTGAAACAAGAAGATATCCCAACAATTATCGACAAGACTCTAACTGAGTTTGGTCAAGTTGACATTCTAGTAAACAATGCTGGAATCATTCGTCGTGAAGATGCTGTCGAGTTTTCAGAGCAAAACTGGGACGACGTAATGAACATCAACTCAAAGACAGTTTTCTTCATGTCACAAGCGGTTGCTAAGCAATTTATGGCTCAAGGGAAGGGTGGTAAGATCGTTAATATCGCATCTATGCTGTCGTACCAAGGTGGCATTCGTGTTCCTTCTTACACGGCTTCGAAAAGTGCAGTAATGGGTATTACACGTGCAATGGCAAATGAGTGGGCTCGCCACAACATCAACGTCAATGCAATTGCACCTGGCTACATGGCTACAAATAATACTCAGGCTCTACGTGAAGATGCTGATAGAAATCAAGCAATTCTAGAGCGTATTCCAGCAGACCGTTGGGGCACACCAACAGACGTTGCGGGTCCTTGTGTATTCCTAGCATCAAGCGCGTCTGATTACATTAATGGCTATACAGTTGCTGTTGACGGCGGTTGGTTAGCTCGCTAA